A region of the Candidatus Woesearchaeota archaeon genome:
GAGGGAGAGAATAGATAATGATCTTGTGGAGAAACACCGATCAGTTGAACAACTTATCGAAAGAAGTAACCATGCAAATGAGATGACGCGATTAATGCATGAAACGATTCTATCCAAAATTAGCGATGCTGAAAAAAAGGCTAATACAGATTTTGCCGATGCTCGACGAATATCATTACGATTGAAAAGCATTTTTAAGGGACTTTATACCTTCCACGAGGTCATGAAACAACTGGATTATGAAATCCACCTTATCCAACGACAGTTACGGATATTGATGGTGAAAAATCAGGCATTGTCTGGATCTTCGCAGAAAAATTATGCCCAAGAAGTAAAAGTCCTGAGCCAAAAATACAACGAGATTATTACTGCAAAAGAAAAATTTGAAAAAGAGCTTAAAGAACTGAAAAACGTTGTGGAAAATGACTTCTTTTCATAAGCCTTATGAAACCGATTATTGTTTCTGGAACACCTGGCACAGGAAAAACTACTCTTGCAAAAGCTCTGGCAAAGCGGTTACAGCTCCCTTATCTTTCTCTTAAAAAATTAATCAAACAGAAAAACCTTTCAGATGCTTATGACGATGAGCGGAAATGTTTTATTGTTGCCATTGATAAATTACTACCTGCTGTTAGGCAATGGATTCGATTGCATCCTGAAGGATCAGTTATTGATGGTCACCTTTCCCATTATTTATCTCCTCGTGAAGTTCATTTATGTATTATCTGCAAAAGTGATTTGAAAAAACTGAAACAACGTTTTGTTCTTCGGAAATACAACAAACGAAAGGTAACTGAAAATTTAGAATGTGAGATTTTTGATGTATGCCTTCATGAAGCTGAGGGAAGAGGACATACTCTTTTGGTGATGGTGAACAACAATTATCGTGATCTTGTAAAAAATATTAGAAACATTTTCAATCAACCCCATTTAAATGATCATAATACATCAAAATCCAAATCAATAACACGAAAAAAAACCAAACATATCACACGATCATGAACCTGCTCGAACAAGCATATATCCAATTATTTCCAGAAAGCCAGTTTCCGTATGAAGCAAGCATAATCTATTCTGGGAAATTTGTTGGCTACAATGCGAACCTTAAGTTATATCCACGAAAGAATATTCTTGAGATTGCTATGAGCAAGCAATGGCAGGAGATTGATATAGAAATTACCCTTGGGCTGATTCAAGTTCTTTTGGTTAAACTCTTCAAGAAAAAAAGAACAACCATAAACATGGAATTGTATCATCTTTTTATGAAGCACGCTCATCTTGCAGCTCCTCGCATTGATGCCCCTCCAGAACTTGTGGCATCGTTTCACCGAGTGAATGATAAATACTTTTCTGGTATGATGGATCAGCCGAACCTTATCTGGGGAAAAGAAAGCAGCAGAAAGCTTGGATCGTATGATTACGGAAGAGATACCATTACGATGAGTAGTCTTTTACAAAATGTCCGCCAAGAGGTTCTTGATTACATCATGTATCATGAACTCCTCCACAAGAAACATAAGTTCGCTGTTAAGAATGGCAGAAGCTATCATCATACCAGAATTTTCAAAACAGATGAGCAGCGTTTTGAAAATGCTCAGGCAATTGAGAAGGAACTTGAACGTTTTTCATTCGCTCGCTGTTGATCTTTTGAGTTGCGGCGTCTTAAAGG
Encoded here:
- a CDS encoding SprT-like domain-containing protein translates to MNLLEQAYIQLFPESQFPYEASIIYSGKFVGYNANLKLYPRKNILEIAMSKQWQEIDIEITLGLIQVLLVKLFKKKRTTINMELYHLFMKHAHLAAPRIDAPPELVASFHRVNDKYFSGMMDQPNLIWGKESSRKLGSYDYGRDTITMSSLLQNVRQEVLDYIMYHELLHKKHKFAVKNGRSYHHTRIFKTDEQRFENAQAIEKELERFSFARC
- a CDS encoding AAA family ATPase, whose amino-acid sequence is MKPIIVSGTPGTGKTTLAKALAKRLQLPYLSLKKLIKQKNLSDAYDDERKCFIVAIDKLLPAVRQWIRLHPEGSVIDGHLSHYLSPREVHLCIICKSDLKKLKQRFVLRKYNKRKVTENLECEIFDVCLHEAEGRGHTLLVMVNNNYRDLVKNIRNIFNQPHLNDHNTSKSKSITRKKTKHITRS